In Luteolibacter sp. Y139, the following proteins share a genomic window:
- a CDS encoding rhomboid family intramembrane serine protease, with product MLFPISDDDRHLMHPARVTIGLVVVNVVLFLWQLLNPEFTNGWSVIPYEITHGVDINQTIGIQTPQGIQGLTLTAGPSPIYLTIFSAMFMHGGWMHLGGNLLYLWIFGDNVEHRFGALKFLAFYLVSGIVATFAQIAMNPDSVIPNLGASGAISGVLGAYLVLFPRNRVNAVFFFTIVSLPAVFVLGMWGLMQFVQGAGSFSTIGHQGGVAYAAHIGGFIAGVVMGVISRVTMKTEPESVFRRIYQEDSKVRRYW from the coding sequence GTGCTCTTCCCGATCAGCGATGACGACCGCCACCTGATGCATCCGGCCCGGGTGACCATCGGTCTGGTGGTGGTGAACGTGGTGCTGTTCCTGTGGCAACTGTTGAATCCTGAGTTCACCAACGGCTGGAGCGTCATTCCGTATGAGATCACCCATGGGGTGGATATTAACCAAACGATCGGGATTCAGACTCCGCAGGGAATCCAAGGGCTGACGCTCACCGCAGGTCCCTCGCCAATCTACCTCACGATCTTCTCCGCCATGTTCATGCACGGCGGCTGGATGCACCTCGGCGGCAATCTGCTCTACCTGTGGATCTTCGGCGACAACGTGGAGCACCGCTTCGGCGCGCTGAAGTTCCTCGCCTTCTATCTGGTCAGCGGGATCGTCGCGACCTTCGCACAGATCGCGATGAATCCGGATAGCGTGATTCCAAATCTCGGGGCTTCCGGCGCGATCTCCGGGGTGCTCGGTGCCTACCTCGTGCTATTCCCGCGTAACCGGGTGAATGCGGTGTTCTTCTTCACGATCGTTTCGCTGCCTGCGGTCTTTGTGCTCGGGATGTGGGGGCTGATGCAATTCGTCCAAGGAGCTGGATCGTTTTCCACCATCGGTCATCAAGGTGGTGTCGCCTATGCGGCGCACATCGGCGGCTTCATTGCCGGGGTGGTGATGGGCGTGATTTCCCGGGTGACGATGAAGACCGAGCCGGAGTCGGTGTTCCGCCGGATCTACCAGGAA